Within the Bacillus sp. FSL K6-3431 genome, the region CTACTTTATGACCTTCCACCGCACCCATATCTGCACTTTTCGGAATAAAAATATCATCAGCAATCTTTTTATCATCTGGAATGACAAATCCAAAATGTTTACTTTCTGTAAATGTCCCAACTACTTTATCCGAGCCCCGTTGAATAATGCGAATAACGGCCCCTTCTGGTCGTGATCGAGAACTACTAGTAGATATACGAACAAGTACCGTATCTCCATGCATTGCACCATTTTTCTCGTGTGGTGGAATAAAAACATCATCTAAACCTGCTTCTTCAGGTAATAGAAAAGCAAATCCTTTCGCGTGCCCAGAAAGGGTACCGCGAACAAGATTCATTTTCTCTGGAAGTCCATAACGGTTACTTCTCGTTCTAACAACAAGTCCATTTTCCTCCATTTGCACTAACGCTTTTACGAAATACTTAAAGTCTTCCGAATCGCTAATTTGGAAAGCCTCTTCTAATTCTTTAACAGTTAATGGCTTATATGCCTCTTCTTTCATATATGCCAATACTTGATCCATATATTTCTGTATCACGTCTTCCATCTTTTTCCCTCCTTCAAGCCTACTCAGACCAATCAAGTTGTTCTAAAAATTGATATATATCCTCATGTAGCGTTTCTTTTTCAGGTCCCAGTGTTATTACATGACCTGACTTTTCATACCATTTCAAATCCTTGTTCGGCGACTCAGCCTTTTCATAAATAATATCGGCACTTTTTGCATTAATCATATGATCATGTCTTGCCTGTACAACAAACAGTGGAGCATATGTCATATCTACATTTTCCCGAACATCTGCAATTAATCCTTGCATTGCTTGTAATGTTTTCATAGGTGTTTTTCGGAATTCTTTCATTTCTATTTCGATTTCTTCTTCAGATTTACGTTCGAATTTTTTAAACTCGCGGGCATAGTCGATAATTCCATCGAACATAACTTCTTCGCTTTTTATGTACATAGGCGCACACATTGTTATAATTCCCTTTACAGGTACAGTGTAACCCAGTTTTAAAGAAAATACCCCACCGAGTGATAGCCCAGCAACAGCAATTTCTTCATAACCATTTTCTTTTAAATGATTGTAACCTTCCATCACATCCTGCCACCAATCTTCTGGTCCAGTATGAACCAATTCTTCAGGTGGAACGCCGTGGCCTTTATAGTGTGGCGCATGTGATGTGTATCCTTTCTTTTCAAGAAATCGCCCTAACATTCTTACGTCGGCACTATTTCCAGTAAAACCATGTAGTAGCAATACCGCTCGTTTGCCAGCCTTAAATGTAAATGGTTGCGGTAGCTTGATTTTCATATGTAATGACTCCTTTTTCTAAACAATATATGTAAACTCAATATGTCTGCCTATCCTTATTTTTAACAAAGTATAGAAAAACAATCCAGAAATAGGTCTTTTAATTTGCTAATATCCTTTATAAGAATACTGATTCTTTCACGAATGTTTATGCATGTATCCTTAGGAGCGCTAACCCCATCCGATTCAAAGGTTACCGTAACAGTAATATTCCCCTGTATAAATAAAAAAACCCGGCATCCAATTAGCCAGGTTGGTTTTTCATTTAAACTTCAAATATGGTTACTAAAATTGTCAAAATGAAAAATAATACAGACAGTACTACTGTGATACGTTGAAGAACTAGGTCCATTCCACGAGCTTTTTGCTTTCCGAATAATTGCTCGGCACCACCTGAAATAGCACCCGAAAGCCCAGCGCTTTTCCCTGACTGTAATAATACGACTACAATAAGTGCGATTGAAACAATAATCAATAATGTAATAATCAATGTATGCACTTGCGTACACCCCCCGAAACGAACATAAACAATACGTTAAATGTATCATAAACTTGAAGCGTGTACAAGTAGGAATAACAGGGCAAGCCCAACGAGCATCGTCGTACGTCATTAGCAACTCTGGACTAAGTACGCTATGTCTTACGGGTAGCGTCTGTCTACCTTTTATCATGCAGACCTCATACAGCCCTAATTATTTCTATTCATAAAAAAATAGAAAAGGGGCAACCGCTAATCAACGTTTGCCCCTTTATGTTACTTACTTGTTAATGTTATAGAATGTTTTTGCGCCCAAGTATTGAGCTGTGTCTGCCAACATGTCTTCAATGCGAAGAAGTTGGTTATATTTAGCGACGCGGTCTGTACGAGATGGTGCGCCTGTTTTGATTTGTCCAGCGTTAGTAGCTACTGCGATATCCGCAATTGTGCTGTCTTCTGTTTCACCAGAGCGGTGAGAGATAACAGCAGTGTAGCCTGCACGTTTCGCCATTTCAATTGCATCAAATGTTTCGGTTAGCGTACCAATTTGGTTCACTTTTACCAAGATAGAATTTCCAACGCCTTCTTCAATTCCACGTGCAAGTTTTTCCGTGTTTGTCACGAATAAATCGTCACCAACTAGTTGCACTTTCTTGCCGATACGTTCTGTCAATTGTTTATGACCAGCCCAGTCGTTCTCGTCAAGACCATCTTCAATTGAAACAATCGGGTATTTACCTGCAAGTTCTTCGTACCAATCAACCATCTCTGCAGATGTTTTAACGATACCTTCACCGCTTAGATGATATTTACCGTCATCCTTGTTATAAAACTCAGAAGAAGCAACATCCATTGCAAGTTTCACTTCTTCGCCTGCTTTATAACCAGCTTTTTCAATTGCAATCATAATCGTTTCAAGTGCTTCTTCGTTTGATTTCAAGTTTGGTGCAAATCCACCTTCATCACCAACACCTGTATTCAAACCTTTTTCTTGCAATACAGCTTTTAAGCTATGGAAAATTTCAGTTCCCATACGTAGTGCTTCTTTAAAAGTCGGAGCTCCTACTGGCATAATCATGAATTCTTGAATATCAACGTTATTATCAGCATGCTCGCCACCATTGAGAATGTTCATCATTGGTACTGGAAGCTGTTTCGCATTGAATCCGCCTAAGTACTGATATAACTCAAGTCCAAGATAATCTGCTGCTGCGTGTGCTACAGCCATAGATACTCCTAAAATAGCGTTGGCACCTAATTTTCCTTTGTTGTCTGTTCCGTCAAGCGCGATCATTGTTTGATCAATGCTCACTTGTTCAGTTACATCAAAACCAACGATTTCTTCAGCGATTACTTCGTTAACATTTTCAACTGCTTTCTCTACACCTTTACCAAGATAACGGTTTTTGTCTCCGTCGCGTAATTCAACAGCTTCATATTCCCCCGTTGATGCACCACTTGGTACTAATGCACGGCCAAAAGCTCCTGAATCTGTATAAACTTCAACTTCAATTGTTGGGTTACCGCGTGAATCAAGAACTTCACGAGCATATACTTGTGTAATGAATGGCATAAAAAATCTCTCCTCAGAAAATTATTTTTTAAAAGAAAAACGCAAGCGCCTTGGTTAGTTGTTATTTTCTTACCTATTATAAATCGACTGCAGTCTTTTTAATCTTTACTTTTTAAGCAAACTATTGCCAGTCATTTCTACTGGCTGATTAAGTCCTAATAAATCAAGGATCGTTGGTGCCAAATCTGCTAAAATGCCACCATCCCGAACTGATACATCATTTTTCGTAATAATTACTGGTACGGGATTCGTCGTATGTGCCGTCATAGGCGTCCCTTCAAGCGACACTACTTCATCCGAATTTCCGTGATCAGCTGTAATGATAGCTGTCCCACCTTTTTCAGTAATCAAGTCAACAATACGTCCTAGACACTCATCAACAGCTTCTATCGCTTGAATAGTTGGTTCAAGCATACCTGAATGCCCCACCATGTCTGGATTTGCAAAGTTTAAGATGATCGCATCAAAATTGTCATTCTCAATTTCAGCGCAAAGCGCATCTGTTACTTCATAGGCACTCATTTCCGGTTTCAAATCATATGTAGCGACTTTCGGCGAATTAATCAATATTCGCTTTTCACCAGGAAATGTTTCTTCTCGTCCACCGCTCATAAAAAACGTAACATGTGGATACTTTTCTGTTTCCGCAATTCTTAATTGTGTTAATCCATTTTGCGAGATTACCTGTCCTAATGTCTCATCCAAATTAACAGATTTAAAAGCTACGTAACCATTTACTGTTTCAGAAAAGTGTGTCATACATACAAAGTAAATATTTTTAGGTCTATCTGCTCCACGATCAAATGCATCAAATGCTTGATTCGTAAATACATTGGAAATTTGAATTGCACGATCAGGACGGAAATTGAAGAAAATGACTGCATCTTCGTCATCCACTGTAGCAATCGGTTGCCCGTCTTCATCCGTCATCACTGATGGAAGCGCAAATTCGTCAAAAATCCCATTGTCGTAAGAATCATGAATCATTTCCAAAGGATCCTTATAGGAAGGTCCCTCACCATAAGCCATTGCTCGGTAAGCTTTTTCCACTCGATCCCAACGCTTGTCCCGATCCATCGAATAAAATCTTCCGGAGATTGTCGCAAATTGACCGACACCATATTCAGCCATTTTAGCCTGAGCCGCTTTAATATAACCTTCAGCTGATTTTTGACCTACATCACGGCCATCAAGGAATGCATGAACAAATACATCTTTCACACCTTCATCAGCGGCGAGTTTTAATAAAGCATAGAGATGCTCAATATGGCTATGCACACCGCCATCAGATAGAAGTCCAAACAAATGAAGCTTTTTGCCCATGCTTTTAGCATGGTTAATTGCTTGCAAAAATGTTTCATTTTTTTCAAACTCACCACTTCTGATCGCAATATTCACGCGCGTTAAACTTTGATATACGATTCTGCCTGCTCCGATATTCAAATGTCCGACTTCTGAATTTCCCATTTGACCTTCTGGTAGACCAACAGCTTCCCCACAAGCAGTCAATTGATTATGCGGAAATTGATTCCAATATCGATCAAAATTCGGCTTTTGAGCATGTGCAACGGCATTACCTTTACTTTCCTTACGACAGCCGAAACCATCTAAAATTATTAATGCAACTGGAGCTTTACTCATTTGTAGCACCTTCAAGTAGTTGAAGGAATGAGCTTGCTTCGAGACTAGCACCACCAACAAGTGCACCATCAATATCAGGTTGTCCCATATATTCTTTAATATTTTCTGGCTTCACGCTACCACCATACTGGATGCGAATAGCATCAGCAGCAGCTTTTGAGATCTTACTTTCCACAACACTGCGAATATGTGCACAAACCTCGTTCGCATCTGCTGCAGTAGATGACTTACCAGTACCGATTGCCCAAATTGGTTCATAGGCTACGACAGTTTGTTTTACTTGTTCCTCTGAAAGGCCTTGAAGCGCCTCTTCAACTTGAGCTCCAACAAGTGCTGTCGTTTGATTGTTTTCGCGTTGTTCTAGTGTTTCACCCACACAAACAATTGGTGTCAATCCATGATTAAACGCTGCATGTGTTTTCTTATTTACTGCTTCATCTGTTTCATTAAACATTTCACGGCGTTCAGAGTGGCCAAGGACTACATAGGAGACACCTAAATCTTTAAGTGCAACAGGACTTACCTCTCCAGTAAAAGCACCGTTTTCTTCATAGTGCATATTCTGTGCACCAATAGCTACATCATAGTTGTCAACTGTAGTAGTTAACTGTCCTAGAAATAGTGAAGGCGCACATATTACTGATTCTACCTTATCCTTTGAAGGCACAAGACCTTTCACTTCATTAGCAAATGCCAATGCATCTTCAAGTGTTTTGTTCATCTTCCAGTTACCAGCAATGATTGGTTTACGCATCGCTTAACTCATCCTCTCATTTATACAAAGAAGCGGTTATTTTTTACTCCACTTCTTTTCTATAAATATTATTTATTATCAATTGCAGAGACTCCAGGTAATACCTTACCTTCCATGAATTCTAGTGAAGCACCGCCACCAGTCGAAATATGGCTCATGCTCTCTGCTAATCCAAATTTTTCTACAGCTGCCGCCGAGTCTCCTCCACCTATGACAGAATATGTATCTGTAGCTCTAGCAAGTGCTTCAGCAACTGCCTTTGTTCCATGTGCGAAAGGTTTTAACTCAAATACGCCCATCGGTCCATTCCATATAACAAGTTTAGACTCTTGGATAACCTTAGCATACAGTTCTCTCGTTTTTGGTCCGATATCAAGTGCTTCCCAATCTGAAGGAATCTCTTCCACCGATACCGTTTTCGTGTTCGCTGTTTCTGAAAAATCATCAGCAATGGTAACATCTAATGGCATATAGAAGTTTACGCCTTTTTCCTTTGCCTTTTCAATAAATGATTTTGCAAGATCTATTTTATCTTCTTCCAATAAAGATTTACCAACTTCGTGGCCTTGGGATTTGATAAATGTATAAGCAAGTCCCCCGCCGATAATCAAGTTATCCACTTTATCAAGCAAATGGTCAATTACACCAATTTTATCTTTTACTTTTGCGCCACCAATAATTGCTGTGAAAGGTCTCTCAGGATTTGATAATGCTTTCCCTAGAACTTCAAGTTCTTTATCCATTAACAATCCTGCAGCTGAAGGAATATATTTTGCGATCCCTTCTGTTGATGCATGTGCGCGATGTGCTGCCCCAAATGCATCATTAACATAAAGATCAGCAAGATCGGCAAATGCTTTTGCAAGTTCTGGATCATTTTTTTCTTCACCAGGATAAAAACGAACATTTTCAAGTAAAATGACGTCACCCATTTTTAATTCAGAAATTTGTTTTTTTACATTATCACCGTAAGCTTCGTCCGCTTTCGCCACATCATTACCTAGCAACTCGCTAAGTCGTTGTGCCACAGGTGTTAGTCTAAGTTCTTCCTTCACTTCACCTTTAGGTCTGCCAAGATGACTTGCCAAAATGACGATAGCCCCTTGTTCTGCTAAATATTGAATTGTTGGCAATGCAGCGCGAATTCGTGTATCGTCAGTTACTTTACCATCATTCATCGGAACATTGAAGTCGACACGACAAAATACGCGTTTACCTTTTAGATCTAGATCTCTAATTGATTTCTTCTCCATAACGCAAGCCTCCTTTTAATAGCAAAAATAAGGGAGGGGGATTGTTCCCCGCTCCCCTTCACTCTTATATTATAGATGCCAAGCCTCGAATTATCCAATTTGGGGCCCATATGTGTAGTGGTCCAACAAAATGTAATTCACACCGATGTTGTCATACGACGTGGTGCTCTATACGGGCACCTTTCGCTTGGACTCGCACGATGCTGCTCTTAGGCGTTATTCTTTTATAGTCCTTTTTTAGCGATATATGCTGCAAGGTCTACTACACGGTTTGAATAACCTGTTTCGTTATCATACCAAGACAATACTTTGACCATATTATCTTCTAATACCATTGTAGATAATGCATCAATTGTTGATGAATGTGCATCACCATTGTAGTCAGTAGAAACTAGTGGCTCTTCTGTATAAGCCATAATTCCTTTCAATTCGCCTTCGGCTGCTTCTTTAAGCGCTGCATTAACTTCCTCAGCTGTTACAGATTTGTCAAGTTCAGCAACAAGATCGACAACTGAAACGTTTGGAGTTGGAACACGCATCGCCATACCATTCAATTTACCTTTCAACTCAGGAAGTACAAGTGCAACTGCTTTTGCAGCTCCTGTTGTTGTTGGGATAATGTTTTCTGCTGCTGCACGTGCACGACGATAATCACTATGCGGAAGATCTAAGATTTGTTGGTCATTTGTGTATGAGTGAACAGTTGTCATCATTCCACGTTTAATACCAAATTTATCGTTAAGAACTTTTGCAAATGGAGCTAGGCAGTTTGTAGTACAAGATGCGTTAGAGATAACATGATGGTTTGCTGCTTCATATTTAGCTTCGTTTACACCCATAACGATTGTGATATCTTCGCCGTTTGCAGGTGCAGAAATAATAACCTTTTTCGCTCCAGCTTCGATATGTTTTGCTGCATCATCACGTTTTGTAAAGCGGCCAGTTGATTCAACAACCACCTCAACGCCTAGATCTCCCCAACCAAGTTGTGCAGGATCACGCTCAGCAAGTACTTTGATACGATGATCACCAACAACAATTGTATCGCCGTCTACTGATATATTTTCTTCAAGTGTGCCATGGATTGTATCACGCTTCAACAAGTGTGCAAGCATGTTTGCATCTGTTAAGTCATTTACAGCTACAATTTCCACATCCGGATTATTTAGTGCTGCACGGAATACATTTCGTCCGATTCTACCAAAACCATTAATACCAACTTTTACTGCCATTTTAATTTCCTCCTTTATGATTAAACATTAAATCTATATTTAAAAGGTTGCATCCGAGTCGAATGTTCCTTTTAAAAGCTCTTTTGCTGCACCTTCATCCGTGATTAATATTGTCGAATTCGGTGCACTTTTCATGTAAGCCTTGATTGCTTTAGCTTTCGACTTTCCTCCAGCTGCAGCGATCACTTGCCGTCCACTATGAAGATCAGAAATTTGGATTCCAATTGTGGGGACCTTATGTACTATTTCCCCATTTTCATTAAAATAATAGCCAAATGCTTCAGCAACAGCTTTTTCTTCGATAATTTTTTTCATCGAGGATTCAGACGATCTTCGTCTTCCTGCCATTGTAATAGCATCGCCAATACCATGAAGAACAATATTGGATGATTTAATCAGCTGTAAAATTTCCGAAATTACTGGTTCTTTAAGTAGAGATTCGTATACTTCTCTACCTACCTGATCCGGGACATATAACACTCGATGGGAACCGCCGGTGTTTTCAGCCATTGTTGCGCAAATCACATTTGCCTGGTTCCTTACATCTTCTCCAATTCCACCACGAGCAGGCACAAAAAGCAAATTTCTTTTTTCACCAAGATGATTTGTTAACATCTCTGCAGTACAAGTCATCGTTGTTCCACCTGTCACCGCAATGACATTATCTTTGCTAAGACTACTACTTAATCGTTCAGCACAAGCTTTACCGAGTTCTTCTTTAACAAATGTAGCTGAATCACTGTCACCAGGAACGATTATTACTTCGGATATACCTAATATTTCTTTAAGTTCATGCTCCAACTGACGGATACCTGTTAATTCACCCATCGTCTTATCAAGTTCCGCAAGTAGTTTCTTTCCTTTATTGGTCACCATCATTCCAGCTGTTTTTACAACAATTAGGTGTTGGGACTTTAAAAAATCAGCTTCACTTCTTAAAGTCCGTTCTGTCATTCCTAGCATTTCCGCTAGCGTTCGACGTCCCACTGGTTCCGTTAAGCGTATAGAGCGCAATATCTGATAACGTTTTTGCATGACAACCAGCAAGTCAGGCACAATTTTCGATTGTATTTTTAAAAAATCATGCATAATTATTGCTCCTTCACCCTCCTAGGTCATACAACGTCCCAGCCAGACATAAAACGTCCCATCTTGGGTAAAAAAATAAGTTCCTGCTTACTTATATAATAGCATGATGAAAATTAAATATCAATTAAGGTGTTCTTGCACTTTTTCCTCAATAGTAAGTAAATCAATTATCCCTTCCTGAATCACTTCACCATCTATTTTAACTACTGGGATGTTTATTCCGTATTTTTCCATCCAATCCTCATTTGTTTCTATATCATTTGTAATTATTTCAAAGTTATACTCTTTCTGTAGTATTTCCAAGATTAATTTTGCATCATCACATAGTGAACAGCCTTTTTTTGTATAGAAAATTACTTTCATTGTAATCGCTCCATCCATTAATCTCAAAAAAATACCCACATGATCTAGTGGGTATTTTATCGTTATCTAGTTATTAAATTATGTACTTCTTACGATCTCATTTTTTACGTTTTAACAACCTTATAACCATTGATGTTCAACATATTTATGCCCTCGGCGGGAATCGAACCCACATCGCAAGCTTCGGAGGCTTGCGTGTTATCCGTTACACTACGAGGACTAAGTATTTTTATCGTACGATTAATAATTATAAGTCAAATAACTAACCATTGCAAGCACTTTTTGTTTAAAATAATAGAGAATGGTTAACTATGTTATGGTATGAACTTTATTTGTTAAATTTGAATTCATTCATTTGACCTTTACTGACCATCGATGTATGATTATATTACATCGAATGTAAACAGACTGTAGTTGCAATAACCATCTGATTTTTTATAAGGAGGAAAATTACATGAATTTAATTCCAACAGTTATTGAACAAACAAGCCGTGGGGAGCGGGCGTATGATATTTATTCCCGATTATTAAAAGATCGCATTATTATGCTTGGTAGTGCAATTGACGATAATGTAGCTAACTCAATTGTTGCACAATTATTATTCTTGGAAGCTGAAAACCCTGAGAAAGACATCTCTATTTATATTAACAGCCCAGGTGGAAGCATTACCGCTGGTATGGCAATTTATGACACAATGCAATTTATTAAACCTGATATCCAAACAATTTGTATCGGGATGGCTGCATCTATGGGCTCATTCTTACTTTCAGCAGGTACAAAAGGAAAACGCTATGCTTTGCCTAACAGTGAGGTTATGATTCATCAACCACTTGGTGGTGCACAAGGTCAAGCAACTGAAATCGAGATTGCTGCGAAACGCATCCTCTTCTTGCGTGAAAAGTTAAATCAAATTTTGTCTGATCGCACAGGCCAGCCAATTGACGTGATCCAACGAGATACAGATCGCGACAACTTTATGACAGCTGATAGAGCGAAAGAATACGGCTTGATTGATCACATTTTACAACGCCATGAAGAAATTGAGAAAAAGTAAATCATCATTCATGGAAAAACGCTTGGGGGAAATTTCACCTCAAGCGTTTTTTGTGTTTACACTTCTTGAAACTGAATATGATGTAACCTCGCAAAGATACCATCATGTTTAACTAGTTCAGAGTATGTTCCATCCTCCGCTATCCCATCTTCTGTTACAACCACTACTCTGTCTGCATCCCGTATCGTTGCCAATCGGTGTGCAATGATAAGTGTTGTCCGATTTTCAGCCAACTCGTTTAATGCTTGTTGAATTATTTTTTCTGTTTCCGTATCAAGCGCGGAAGTTGCCTCATCAAGAATAAGTATCGGTGGATTTTTCAAAAACATACGTGCAATTGCTAGTCTTTGCTTTTGACCTCCGGATAATTTCAAACCGCGTTCGCCAATTTGCGTCTCATATCCATCAGGTAAAACAGCAATAAAATCTTCCAAATGCGCTTTACGAGCTGCATCATGGATTTCTGATTCACTTGCATCTTTTTTTCCATAGGCAATATTTTCGCGAATTGTTCCAGTAAATAAGAAGACATCCTGTTGAACAATCCCAATTTGCGAACGAAGTGAATGCTTCGTCATATCTCTAACATCGATACCATCAATGGATATAGCACCTTCATTCACATCATAAAATCTAGGAATTAAAGAACAAATCGTTGTTTTTCCTGCGCCAGACGGTCCGACAAAGGCCACCGTCTCTCCCGCGCGAATATTTAAATTAATATCCTCTAATACCGCTTGATGTTCATCATACTTGAAATAAACATCATGAAAGCTGATATCCCCCATTAACCCATCTACTTTTTCCGCATTTGGGCGATCCTGTATTTCCGGCTCCTGTTCAATCAAATCACGAAAGCGCCTGAAACCCGCCATTCCTTTCGGGTACAGCTCGAGCAATGCACTAATTTTATCAATGGGCTTTATTAAGACGTTAATGTACAAAACAAAACTGACAAGTTCCCCATATGAAAGCTTTCCGTTAAAACTAAACCAAGCACCTACTACAAGTACTAACAACGTAACAATACGCGTCATCATATAAATACTGGAATGGGTTCCAGCCATGACTTTATAGGCAAAAAGCTTCGCTAGTCTAAAACTATCATTATCTTTTTTAAAACGCTCAATTTCAAACTCTTCATTTGTAAAAGACTGAACAACCCTTGCACCAGAAACACTATCTTCTACACGCGCATTCACATCCGCAATTTTCCCATACATGTTTCTCCAGGCATTATTCATTTTCACATTACAAAACGTGACTAGCCAAATTAGAAACGGCACCATAATAATGGCGATAATAGCAAGTTGGGGGTTAATGTTGAGCATAATTGTAAATGCGCCAACGAATGTCATAATCGCAATAAAGAAATCCTCAGGGCCATGATGTGCAAGCTCACCGATATCGAATAAATCATTTGTAATCCGACTCATCACATGCCCTGTTTTCGTATTGTCAAAAAAACGAAACGACTGCCGCTGCACATGCGTAAATAGCTCCTCACGCATATCCGTTTCGATATTGATCCCAAGCTTATGTCCTAAATAACTAACGATAAACTGAAGACCTGTACTAATTACATAGACAAGTAACAATAGAATACCTACCGTCACAATTGTATTCCAGTCCCCATTAGGCAAAAGCTTATCTATGAACCACTGGACAGCCACAGGAAATGCGAGTTCAAGAATGGCAACAACTACTGCGCTGGAAAAATCGATAATAAAGAGCCTTTTATGGGGCTTATAGTAAGAAAAAAATTGTTTAATCATGTCTATTCTCCTTCAGTGAACTCGTTCAGCAAGCTGAAACATCGTGGAATCTGGTGGGAATTCTACCTACCCGACCTGATTGGTAAATCCCATCTACGCTTTGCGGGGTCCTAAACCCTAAAGAAAGACCAGGATAAATTCATTCAAATTATATTTCTCTAGGTTATCGAAGATTCATCCCCAGCCCGAAGCTTTGTAGCGATTTCATCAATTTTTCGCAACCGATGATTAATACCTGATTTACTAATCGGACCACTTGAAAGCATCTCACCTAGTTCTTTTAAGGTAACATCCTGATGTTCTACTCTTAATACAGCAATTTCTCGTAGCTTATCAGGCAAAATATCAAGTCCAGCTGACGCTTCTATATAGCGGATATTTTCAACTTGCCTTAATGCAGCACCGATTGTTTTATTTAGATTGGCTGTTTCGCAATTTACTAATCTATTTACTGAATTTCGCATATCTCGAACAATTCTAACGTCTTCGAATCTAAGCAATGCATTATGCGCACCGATCACACTGAGAAACTCTGTGATTTTTTCGGCTTCCTTTAAATAAGTAATAAACCCTTTTTTCCGCTCTAACGTTTTACTATTTAATTGGAAGTTATTCATTAATTCACATAATGATTCATTATGTGAATGATAAAGTGAAAACACCTCAAGATGATAGGATGATGTTTCCGGATTATTTACCGAACCTCCAGCAAGAAAGGAGCCCCGTAAATAGGATCTTTTGCAACATTTCTTTTTAATCAAGCTCTTATCTATATCATGAATAAAAGACATTCCTTCTCCAAGAATATGTAGATCTCGAAGCATTTTCTCCGCATCCTTTTTTAATCTGACAATGTAAACATTGTTTTTTTTCAGGCGCATTTTTTTCCTAACGAGCAATTCAACGGTTGCGTTATACAGCTTTTTAAGTAGAATATAGATTCTCCGTGCAATCGCAGCATTCTCAGTCTGTACATTTACTACTAATATTCTATTAGAAAATGACAAAGATCCGTTCATACGAATCAAAGCCGATAGCTCCGCTTTTGCACAGCAATCTTTCACTTCTACGTTCGTAAGCTCTTTTTTCGTTTCCGAGGCAAACGACATCTTTCCTACCTCCTAACAATTACGACTATTACGTCTGAGCGATGTGGTCTGTGTCTCGTTCCAGAAGTGAATAGAGGATATTCGCGACTTTTTCAGTATCATGTCGGATGTAACCTTGATCAAAGCTAATGATTTCATCATGAATGACTTCCATTCCAAGCGCAACCAGT harbors:
- a CDS encoding alpha/beta hydrolase; the protein is MKIKLPQPFTFKAGKRAVLLLHGFTGNSADVRMLGRFLEKKGYTSHAPHYKGHGVPPEELVHTGPEDWWQDVMEGYNHLKENGYEEIAVAGLSLGGVFSLKLGYTVPVKGIITMCAPMYIKSEEVMFDGIIDYAREFKKFERKSEEEIEIEMKEFRKTPMKTLQAMQGLIADVRENVDMTYAPLFVVQARHDHMINAKSADIIYEKAESPNKDLKWYEKSGHVITLGPEKETLHEDIYQFLEQLDWSE
- the secG gene encoding preprotein translocase subunit SecG, with the translated sequence MHTLIITLLIIVSIALIVVVLLQSGKSAGLSGAISGGAEQLFGKQKARGMDLVLQRITVVLSVLFFILTILVTIFEV
- the eno gene encoding phosphopyruvate hydratase, whose protein sequence is MPFITQVYAREVLDSRGNPTIEVEVYTDSGAFGRALVPSGASTGEYEAVELRDGDKNRYLGKGVEKAVENVNEVIAEEIVGFDVTEQVSIDQTMIALDGTDNKGKLGANAILGVSMAVAHAAADYLGLELYQYLGGFNAKQLPVPMMNILNGGEHADNNVDIQEFMIMPVGAPTFKEALRMGTEIFHSLKAVLQEKGLNTGVGDEGGFAPNLKSNEEALETIMIAIEKAGYKAGEEVKLAMDVASSEFYNKDDGKYHLSGEGIVKTSAEMVDWYEELAGKYPIVSIEDGLDENDWAGHKQLTERIGKKVQLVGDDLFVTNTEKLARGIEEGVGNSILVKVNQIGTLTETFDAIEMAKRAGYTAVISHRSGETEDSTIADIAVATNAGQIKTGAPSRTDRVAKYNQLLRIEDMLADTAQYLGAKTFYNINK
- the gpmI gene encoding 2,3-bisphosphoglycerate-independent phosphoglycerate mutase, with translation MSKAPVALIILDGFGCRKESKGNAVAHAQKPNFDRYWNQFPHNQLTACGEAVGLPEGQMGNSEVGHLNIGAGRIVYQSLTRVNIAIRSGEFEKNETFLQAINHAKSMGKKLHLFGLLSDGGVHSHIEHLYALLKLAADEGVKDVFVHAFLDGRDVGQKSAEGYIKAAQAKMAEYGVGQFATISGRFYSMDRDKRWDRVEKAYRAMAYGEGPSYKDPLEMIHDSYDNGIFDEFALPSVMTDEDGQPIATVDDEDAVIFFNFRPDRAIQISNVFTNQAFDAFDRGADRPKNIYFVCMTHFSETVNGYVAFKSVNLDETLGQVISQNGLTQLRIAETEKYPHVTFFMSGGREETFPGEKRILINSPKVATYDLKPEMSAYEVTDALCAEIENDNFDAIILNFANPDMVGHSGMLEPTIQAIEAVDECLGRIVDLITEKGGTAIITADHGNSDEVVSLEGTPMTAHTTNPVPVIITKNDVSVRDGGILADLAPTILDLLGLNQPVEMTGNSLLKK
- the tpiA gene encoding triose-phosphate isomerase; amino-acid sequence: MRKPIIAGNWKMNKTLEDALAFANEVKGLVPSKDKVESVICAPSLFLGQLTTTVDNYDVAIGAQNMHYEENGAFTGEVSPVALKDLGVSYVVLGHSERREMFNETDEAVNKKTHAAFNHGLTPIVCVGETLEQRENNQTTALVGAQVEEALQGLSEEQVKQTVVAYEPIWAIGTGKSSTAADANEVCAHIRSVVESKISKAAADAIRIQYGGSVKPENIKEYMGQPDIDGALVGGASLEASSFLQLLEGATNE
- a CDS encoding phosphoglycerate kinase; translated protein: MEKKSIRDLDLKGKRVFCRVDFNVPMNDGKVTDDTRIRAALPTIQYLAEQGAIVILASHLGRPKGEVKEELRLTPVAQRLSELLGNDVAKADEAYGDNVKKQISELKMGDVILLENVRFYPGEEKNDPELAKAFADLADLYVNDAFGAAHRAHASTEGIAKYIPSAAGLLMDKELEVLGKALSNPERPFTAIIGGAKVKDKIGVIDHLLDKVDNLIIGGGLAYTFIKSQGHEVGKSLLEEDKIDLAKSFIEKAKEKGVNFYMPLDVTIADDFSETANTKTVSVEEIPSDWEALDIGPKTRELYAKVIQESKLVIWNGPMGVFELKPFAHGTKAVAEALARATDTYSVIGGGDSAAAVEKFGLAESMSHISTGGGASLEFMEGKVLPGVSAIDNK